GGCAAGATAATGTGTTGTGAGCTTTGGCATCCTTGGTTTTGGTCATCTTTATTATTTCCCAAATGGTTAGAAATATCTTTGATGTTCATTGTATGTTTGAAAGGTATGATCAGCGGATCTGTTGCTCTATCTGATAACTTGCTTTGAAGTTTGGTTATTATCATTGCTCTGCTTAACAAGTATTTTAAATTCCTTTGCACTAAACTTCTTCTGAATGTTGTTTTTCCCATAACAGTTTtatatattctattattttttcaaCTTTGAGGAGGAAGTTAAATATTTTGATCTATGACATGTATGTACAAGTGTTTATTCTCATGGCTGTCATGTAGTACAAAATTTTTCGATTGATGCTTGCCGTGGTGAATCTTTTTGTTTGTTAATAGATATTCTGTTTTTCAAGTGTGTTACTTGTTGCTTAATATTCTTCATAAAAATTGCAGCTAGCTATTCAGGAATCATGGCTAGGGTTTTGGCTCAGTCAGTTAATGTCCCTGGTCTAGTGGCCGGGCATCGGCGTGGCCAACATAAGGGATCAGGAAAATCCAGAAGATCTGTCAAAATGATGTGTGCTTTACGAACAAATGGACTAAGAATGGCAGGTTTTTCAGGACTACGTACAGTTAATCCTTTGGATACTATGTTGAGACCTGGACTGGATTTTCACTCGAAGGTGTCAATTGCAACTTCTTCACGGCGAGCAAAGCCTATCAGAGGTGTTCCTAAAGCCATGTTTGAGCGTTTCACAGAAAAAGCAATCAAGGTGATTATGCTTGCCCAGGAGGAAGCAAGACGTCTTGGTCACAATTTTGTTGGAACAGAGCAGATTCTTTTGGGTCTTATTGGTGAGGGCACTGGTATTGCCGCTAAGGTTCTGAAGTCTATGGGAATCAACCTTAAAGATGCACGTGTTGAAGTGGAGAAGATAATAGGAAGGGGTAGTGGGTTTGTAGCTGTTGAGATTCCATTTACTCCTCGTGCAAAACGTGTTTTGGAACTCTCATTAGAGGAAGCTCGCCAACTTggtaaaaacaattttttttttttcaccgaTCTTTATATagttatttgtttgttttggtTGCAAAAAAGCATTCGTACATTAACAGTGGTTGATTCCCCGTATGCTTATCTTCCTATTTCTATGAAGTTTtccctttttaattaatttttacttGAAATAAGGTAGAAGTGATTGGTGATATGGGACACAATACAATTATCTATTTTTCTCAAGTGGTTCATATCTAAGTTTGATTTCTTATAGAGGATGATGAGCAAAGTGAAAAAGCATTTTCAATAAGCTGCCATATTGTGTAAAGTGCAATTGTGCCAAGAGTAATCTATAAGTTGGGTCCAATGTTGATGCAAATTGACACTTCTATCTTGTGATAAAATCTCGCTTCTAATTATTGCATGCCCATTGCGGCTTAACCTATTCATGGTGTGCCACAATCAAATGATTCTCTTGTCTGTAATACatgataaatattttatgttcagtGATTCAGTTGTAATTATTTGGTCTTAGCTTGTGATGTTGAAGTCTTAAACCTTGATATTTACAGGTCACAATTATATTGGATCTGAGCACTTGCTTCTGGGTCTTCTTCGTGAGGGTGAAGGTGTAGCAGCACGTGTTCTTGAAAACTTGGGTGCTGACCCAACTAATATTCGAACACAGGCTAGTTTTATTCCCTTATTTACTTCTTTTCCCACTTACTTCTGCATGCACACTCTGCTTCCTTGGTGTTGTATAATACATATATACCTTCTTTAATCTTGTCTAATATGTTTATGCTGAATGGGCACAGGTTATTCGCATGGTTGGTGAGAGTGCTGACAGTGTTACTGCAACTGTTGGGTCAGGAAGTAGTGGCAATAAGATGCCAACATTGGAGGAGTATGGCACCAATTTAACCAAGTTAGCAGAGGAGGTAATTGAGAATTCCTAGTTAACTGGTACAGATGTGTGTGTGTGGATGATTCCGAATTCTTCATAAAAGCTCACTTATTTTCCTCTGCAATCAGGGAAAATTGGATCCAGTTGTGGGAAGGCAGCCACAAATAGAACGTGTCACTCAAATTTTGGGTCGTCGCACCAAAAATAACCCTTGTCTTATTGGAGAACCCGGTGTTGGTAAGACAGCAATTGCTGAAGGTCTTGCTCAGAGGATTGCAAATGGTGATGTACCTGAAACCATAGAGGGAAAAAAGGTTTGTTGAAATAATTTTATCATAACAGATCTTAAATATTTTGTAGTTAAAATCGTGATTTGTCATTATCGTCTTCAATACTattaaacatcttcaagttaTTGGATTCATTCAAactaattataaaataatatcctGTTTCTTCACTGATTTTTACGTCACAAAAAATATTTGTTTCCTAACATTGTTCGGCCATCGTTTACATCATGCTGTCTCATTTTTGTTCTTCTGATTGTGTGATAGTAATTTCATCTCACTTAAGTTTGGgatacatatttttttaaatttcaggGGTGTCTGGTATGATTTTTGGGATTCTAAATAAtgattttttttctcaattacaTTTGGCATGCAAATGTCTGTTTGACACACTTTACTAATCTATTACAATAATGGCACTTGAGGAGAAAATCATGCATTTTTACATctcttcttttcttatcttgTCAAATTTTGGGAAATAAAGTATTGGTAGAGACAAATACTGTTTGAAGGGGTCATAGATGTATTTTTATTTGGAGTTAGTAGTTACCCTTTGATAACGTTTCATTATATTCTAATTATGTATCCTACTATGTATGTTTTAGGTTATAACCCTTGATATGGGTTTGCTTGTTGCTGGAACTAAATATCGTGGTGAGTTTGAGGAGAGGTTGAAGAAACTGATGGAGGAAATTAAACAAAGTGATGAGATAATACTTTTTATCGATGAAGTGCACACTCTAATTGGAGCTGGAGCAGCTGAAGGGGCTATTGATGCTGCTAACATACTAAAACCTGCTCTTGCAAGGGGTGAACTGCAGGTAATTTCCCTTTACATGTTAAAACTGGCTTATGGATAAACTGTGTGATGAACATTTATTTCAAAGTCAATATATTAAGGATATTTGGCTTTTGGATTTTACTGGTATCATCATTTGGGAGCCTTTTAATCAAAATGTGgaaaaaaggggacaaaacaCCTTTCTGATAATAAAATATCCATAGCCACTTCATAGTCCAAAAAGTTAAAACATTGGAGGTCTGCTATAGGTTAGCTATCACATCTTAATTATGATACACGGTCAGAAGTTGGTGCTAGCTTGTACTCAAACAAATAATGGGCTCAACTTTCTAAATTAGCATTGGAAACTTCCATACAAAAATAGAAATATTGGCATTGAGTTGTTTCAGTGTGTTAATAATAGGATGCAGGATGATCAAATTATGCCTATTTTGATGGGTTAATTGTCTATGGCCAAGCTACACCAAAAATAATGAGCATCTGGAACTTGATTGATATTGCTAAATTCAGATGCTACTTTCCCTGGAATGTGTGCTAAAGAAGTGTTTTGTTTTCTCCAGTGTATTGGAGCCACAACACTTGATGAATACCGGAAACACATTGAAAAAGATCCAGCTTTGGAGAGACGATTCCAGCCAGTTAAGGTGCCAGAGCCAACTGTAGATGAAACCATACAAATACTGAAAGGACTTAGAGAACGCTATGAAATTCACCACAAGCTTCGCTATACTGATGAGGCTCTTGTAGCTGCTGCACAGCTGTCTTACCAATATATCAGGTTGGTTATTATTCATATGTTTTGCTCATCCTGTTTATTTGCTGTGAAATTCAATCTAGGGTAGAGAAAGCCGCCTTGTCCTTGTACTCAGGATGCTGTTCATGTTAGATTTATTGAATTTAGCATCAGCAATTGCAATTGTATAATACAATTGCTCTATGTTTTGCCATATTTCCCCTCTCAAAAATAATTGTGTATTGCAGTGATCGATTTTTGCCAGACAAAGCTATAGATCTTATTGATGAAGCTGGTTCACGTGTCCGGCTGCAACATGCACAGGTATGTTGTTTGCCTACCTTAAAACTAGCTGTTCATGTAGCAACTAGCATCCGTTTTTGACCTAATTTGGTTATATTTATGTACTTCTAGTTGCCTGAAGAAGCAAGAGAACTTGACAAGGAACTCAGGCAGATTGTTAAGGAGAAAGAAGAAGCTGTTCGCAACCAAGACTTTGAGAAGGTAATGTTTTTCTCTAAATGTAAAATGTGCAAATGTTTTCTTTCAGCTACGATGATCAAGTGGGATAATATTGTTTGTCTGAAAACAATGATTCACTGATGTATTTTGCTTAAGGGTTTACGGTTGTTTTAATACTCATTATTCAAGTGTACAGTTTCTTGACCCGTAGATTGACAAAAGATGGAAATTTTAATAGGCTGGAGAGCTACGAGATAGAGAAATGGATCTTAAGGCACAAATATCAACACTTGTAGAGAAAGGCAAGGAGATGAGCAAGGCAGAGAGTGAAGCAGGAGACTCAGGTCCCATTGTGACGGAAGTTGACATACAACATATTGTCTCCTCTTGGACTGGTATCCCTGTTGAGAAAGTCTCAACCGATGAATCCGATCGCCTCCTTAAGATGGAGGAGACATTGCACAAGCGTGTCATTGGTCAGGATGAAGCGGTAAAAGCAATTAGCCGAGCTATTCGTCGAGCCCGGGTTGGATTGAAAAACCCTAATCGTCCAATTGCCAGCTTCATCTTTTCTGGTCCAACTGGTGTTGGGAAGTCTGAATTGGCGAAAGCATTGGCTGCATATTACTTTGGCTCTGAAGAAGCCATGATTCGGCTAGACATGAGTGAATTCATGGAGAGGCACACCGTCTCTAAACTCATAGGTTCACCTCCTGGATATGTTGGTTACACCGAAGGTGGTCAACTGACTGAGGCAGTTCGGCGTCGTCCTTACACTGTTGTGCTCTTTGATGAGATTGAGAAAGCCCATCCTGATGTATTCAACATGATGCTTCAAATCCTGGAAGATGGTAGACTTACAGATAGCAAGGGAAGAACCGTGGATTTCAAGAACACGCTTCTCATAATGACGTCGAATGTTGGAAGCAGTGTAATTGAGAAAGGAGGCCGGAAAATAGGATTTGATCTGGATTACGATGAGAAGGACAGCAGCTACAACCGAATCAAGAGCTTGGTGACCGAGGAGCTAAAACAATACTTCAGGCCAGAGTTCTTGAACAGGCTGGATGAAATGATTGTCTTCAGGCAACTCACAAAACTCGAGGTGAAGGAGATTGCTGACATAATGCTAAAGGAGGTGTTTGACAGACTAAAGACCAAAGATATCGAACTTCAAGTGACGGAAAGATTTAGAGACAGAGTAGTTGAGGAAGGTtacaaccctagctatggagctAGGCCTCTAAGGAGAGCCATAATGAGACTTTTGGAGGACAGCATGGCTGAGAAGATGCTTGCTAGAGAGATCAAAGAAGGTGACTCTGTTATAGTTGATGTTGATGCTGATGGCAATGTGATTGTTCTCAATGGTAGCAGTGGTACTCCAGAGTCCTTGCCAGAGGAGGCTCTTCCTGTATAATGAGGTTATAACCTTTGATAATAGTAATACCTgtactaataataatatatatacacattTGATCTAAACCATAGTCATAGTTTCTGTTTTACTTGTCAATGGACGTTCAGCTTTTAATGGATCACAGATTCCCAGCCAGGTTTCGCCCATAGCCAATCAAAACTAGTAGAGAAGAAAGGGGTGACCATGGAAGAAGACAAATGGTATGTGTGAAAGGTGAGGTACGTTGATGAATTAATTACTTCAAAAGCTGGGTGTTTTTTCAAGTTTCCAATGGTTCAATCTATGTAATCTCCCTGCATTTGTTGTAAATTGTTAATTTGTTATGGTGTATTCAAATGCTTGAAAGGAAGTACATGTAATGATAGGTTCCAAGTAATTAGTACAATTGCTTTAGTCACAAGTGCCTCCATAGAAAAAATGTTGCTATATGATGGCGGATTTACTGTCACAACATTGCAAGATTACCAATTACAGAGGATTAATGCTTAGAACTTAATCCAAGATACTAAAAACAGTTTAAATTACTTAAATTGTTATAAAAACCTAGCTACTCCATGTGAAAAAGCTTCACTCTGGCAGTTCAATGCTCCAAAACTCGTTTGATGTACAATAGGAGCTAGATTAAGGTACTAAGATGTACTGCATATTTTTGTTTAACCATTAGGGAGGTTTGCTAATGCGACTGCTATGTATTAAATGACAACGCAGTGTTAATGTTACTTAATCCGATATTAGaacatttttgaaataaaataataatcaaCACTCATTCCTGATGGCATGATACCATATGACACGTTCATGTCTTCAGGaaccaatttttattttatatttaataaagtAACAAAAGAATTGAACTATAACCGCATAATTAACAAGCCCCTTTTTCTACTTTACACTTTGCATAAAGAAAAACAGAGAAAATACAATGAAAAGCCAACAGAGTTGAGTAACCTTTCTTCATGTCTTGCTAGAGTAATCTATTCATCTATCATTGACTGAGACTGCCTCTGTGTTGGGCTAACACTGCCGCCGCGGCTAACCTTCAAAGCCGTCAGTGCCTTCTGTATTTCCATTGTCATGGCACTGTCTACACTCCCGGACGACAGCTTTTTATGCAACTTCTGGAGATGGAGCTTAAGTGAGCTGCTGCTTAATCCGGCATTCTTGCCGCAGATGGGGCAAACTTTCATCGTTGGTTTTCGTTGCTGCCACTCCATAGATACCTTTCCATGCAGTTTTTTATCCAGTTCCTGTAAGATCTTCGCAAAACCATCGTTCGGCTGTGCTCGGCGGTGTACTCGTTTCAGTGTGTTCCATGCTTCTAGTAGAGTGAACTTCCTATATATTGATATAAATTACACTGATTTGTTAGTGTGTCAAGTTTCAAAATGACATATTTTGAAAAGGagtataatataataattagCTATTAAGATTCAACAACATTTAACTATTTAACAAGATTGCATAATTTCAAATCTCTTTTACTTACTTTCTGAGCATTAAGTAAGCAAGAACCAGAGTAACACTTCTGCTTCTCCCCTCAAAACAATGAACTAAAACTCTTTGACCAATCTGCTCAACATAATCTATAAAATCACAAGCTTCTTCAAATATGCTGCTGATGTTACAATCTTCATTGTCACTCACCTGTTTTCAATGAGAAAGAACAGGACCAATATAAGAGTTAAATCACTGACATAACTTAATAAATGAAATGATTAAGCAAGGAGATTTCGATGGGTGAGACATGATAATACGACTTACAGAGAAATTTTTATACGTAAATAGATCAGGAAACTGAGAATCGGCCTGTCCAATTTCGTTAGTACACAAACACAATATATGTGTGATTCCCAAGCGTTGCAACGTGTATATAGATCTTGCAGCCAGTGCTCCACCAACATAGAGAGTGTTTGTAACGGCGGAAGGTTTCTCTGTATTCGCAGCCTCAGATATCAACACAATCCTCTCAAGTATATGCTCAAGTCTTATCTGAAAGTTCAAGGAGTAAATGCTTTATATGGAGATACATAAATGTACCAAGTTTAAGATGTTAGTTTTTGGTGTATTAAAATGAATTTACCTTCAGTTCATATGCATCAATGACAAAGTTGTCGTCACTACCTTCGAAAAAACCTGTATTGAAATTGTTGTCTTGGCATAACTTGATGACATCATTTTTAAGCATTTCATTCCACTGTTCCAGTTCTTTACTAGATTCGGCATCAACCTTGAAGATTGAAATTAGAATGAAGTATAAGACACAAggaaagttaaaaaaaaagaagcggATTTTACACAGCAAAATTATGTTAGAAACCAACCTTTGCAAATTTATTGAAGTCTCGAAGCTTAGCTGTTAAGCGAAGACCACTATGTGATTCTGCGCTTCCTTTCGAGTGCTTTCCATGACAACCTTCTCTTGATGCAGACCCGGAGTCACAACAATCATGATGGTTATCATGAGGAGACCTCTCTCTACCTGTTGGAGAGGGACTGCTAGCAGCAGCAATGGGTGAAGAAAATTCATCTTTTTCAGATTCCAAAGACGAAATTTTGCTTCTAATATTCATAAGGGATCGTAACATGTTATCAAGTTTCTGGTGAAGTGTCAGTAGGAATATATAGAACCCCTGCAGATCCCTAAGAGCAGCGCGAAAACTACAACGAAACTCATGAACTACTGTTATGTCACTAGCAGTTGCAGGTACATCAGTTGCCGGATTTATGTCTTCAGGTGCAGGACATCCTAATTTGCCTCCGGTTATATCATATAGCAGGTTCGAGGAAAACTCGGAACTGTTAAGTAGCAACTCAACCAACTTGGGATAATTAGTCTGATCATCTGCACGTTTTCCAGTAGGAGGCCGGCGAGGAACACCAGAATCAATAGCCACAACATTAAAGTTAGTACAAGGTGATTCTCCTGATGTTTGACCATTAAGACTCATCCTAGTAGATATTGCTGATTCCACTATATCCGAAACATCTGAGCGTTGTGATAACAATGTAGGATTACGAGAACTTGATTTGGAATCCATTGAAACTGACCTCCTTTCACTTTGAAGTGCTCGAACCACCCTTGGTCTGTAATGGTTCATTGCAGAATCTAAAGCTTCTCCTAGTGTGTCTGTATTTGCTGAGATTAACTTTTCAGCAAACAACAAATTTGCGGAGTTCCCTCGCCACCTAAGTTGCCGGCAAGGGAGCCTATCTTCATTTCTAATGACAAGGTCCAACATCAGTACCCTGCCAAGGGCTGCTGATGTTCTTTCTGCAGTTTCCCGAGATTCGAATGCATAGGGACTTTCAAGCAAAGGTGAACCATGTACATAACTGCAAAAAGATTACAAATCCTTACGAAAATACAATTATGGTGGTCGCACGCCACATTTGAAAACTGAAATGACTAAATCAAGACCAGGCATTGAAATTAGAATaattgtttgtaacaaaataataTCATTAGATGGTAGTGATAACATGACAACAATAGAACATAATTCACAAACATATTATAAACCATATCATTGGAATACCGGATTTCAATCGTACCTCATAAAATAGAGACATCGGCCGAGTTCAAGTGCTTCCAAAAGTTCTGAGCAAGTCATTTCGCCACTTTCATCACCCTTAGAACTTGCTGCATCTCTAGCTTTTTCTGTAGCTTCCTTTATTTGGAGCCACTCAGAACTAGTATTGTGAATCACTCTAGCCTGCATTTTCCAGATAGAAAAGAATGAATACGCTAGAAGTCAATCTTCATATCTGAAGCTTGCAATGTGATGGTTGTGTTCCTGAAagaataaagcatagaaacaaccTGTGGAGTTCGAACTCCCAACCACCTAGCGAATTCATAACCAAGGCGTTCTGATTGTGTTGCCAATCTTGATGATGATATTTTTATAACGGCTGCTGCTTCTTTCGGAAAAGCACCATCGTCCCCAAGGCCATTGAAAAAAGCAAAGAAGACAACCCCTCCAGAATTTACAGTTACCTATTACACATACAAATCAATCATGTGCACTTCAAGCTCTTTATTTCTAATTCAGTACTACAAGATATCTAATATTTatgattttagaaaaaaaagaccTCAAGAGCTTTGTTCATTTCATCCTCGGAATTCTCATTGATGCTGCTGTGTTCAGTGTGGTGAAGCGAAGTGAGCCTGTCCCAAGAAAACATGCTTGATTCAATGTCCAACATTTCGGCTTTACCGAGCCTCTCCCACAAGTTAACCTCAGTTTGTTTTGGAGGCTGATCGCTCGTTGCATCCTCAATAGCCTCACCAGGGCTAACACATAAAAGTTATGATCAACATTAGCAACATGGACAATTTCACACCAAAAAcatcacagagaaaaagaaaaaaaaaaagctttcatTATGCACCTTTACAACCCCACTTAAGATTAATCTTTAGCATTCAATGAAACAATATCAAAACGAAAACTTAAATTGCACCAAACCTACTTGAGTAATACGCTACTATTTAATTTGTCATGCTTGCATTTACCTCAACTTACGATTACATGGAATGTCACTATGTCAGTATCACATTTCACAAAATTAAGTGATATCAGGTGTAAAATCGACTGGTATTATCCTACATGATATTGCCTAATCAGTGAAATTTACTAATTTCCTCTTCCTAAGAGTGCCACACTATACAACCTCCCATAACAACTTCTTCGACCACCATAATTCCAAACCATGTTACGTGAACACCAAAAATCAGACACTGGTATAGAATACgtattgaaatacaaaatacatgttaaaaataagttaaaaaacaCATGTAATTATACACTCTCTTCTATCCATATTCCTCATTTTTCAATCTTTGATGGGGCAATTTTCAACTCAAACACATAACATCACTTACTCCTGTGATATATAGAAATTGATTTTCTGAGGATTGAAAGTAGAAAGTAGAAAGTAGAAAGTAGTAGTAGTAAATAAGAACCTAGAAGAAGGCATGGTAGAAAGGCGGTTAGGGAAGCCAGAAGGTCCAAACTTGGAAGTGCGTTTACGAACCAATTGAAGCCATTGCGTGAACTTGTACGCAGGCCCTGCTGCTATATCTCCCAACATATACAATACCTGCATTTTCATTCATTCCCAAAAATCAAGTTTCAATTTTTATTCAGTTTTGGACAGTTACATAGGAACCCAAAGTTAGAAACAAAGACAAAAATACACAACACAGATAATGAAGAAGAAATCAGACCCTGGAAGTAACAGTGAGAGGCAATGGTGACTCTGGAAGTTGAGAATCCTCTGCTTCAACTTccaattgatgatgatgatgatgattctcttcttcttttccctGCAATTCACACACCCACATGTAAATTCTAAAACTTTACAAGATCACAGTTGGAACTTGATGCTTATATGTGATATAGATTAATGGGGTTGATGcaagttttcttctttttcaatttttcccaCTTGAATTGTAGAAATTAGTGCGAAAAGAGAAAATTGCAAAAGAAGAAGAGGGAGTCAGTATATATAAAAACCTGATTTTGTTGAGAAGGATTAGTAATGAGTAGAGGATGCTGGTTTTGTTGGTCTTTTCTCATTTTTGTAGGGAGGGAAAAGCTGCAACAAATTGTTGTGAGGGAAAGTAGTTTGCTTTTTTCAAAGGGTGGATTGGAGGAGGGAAGAACCTACTAATACTAACTATAAGGTCTCTATTACTTCAGATTCAACTCACTCAAGATCACTAATTTTGCATTAATTATTAGGATTTATAATTTTAATGCACAAATGCTTTTAATTACGACAACATGACACCAGCAAAAATAACTACTTTTATCAtctaaacataaatattttttttttaccaaagataagacttaagagactcgaacccacaacctcttaattgaatatggatAAATTATGCCATTtaactctaatgtatcaaaattaagtTCTagtggttattattattattgaatgaTGTACAGTAAGTGTCTAATAATAAAtgtaataatgaaaaaaatacttttaagatAGTATTTGTTTTGAAGTATTAAAATAGAGGTTGTTAGAAAATTAGAACTCAGTAATATTTGTTGGTCCAGAGATGAGTACTAAAATTCCAATTTCTGTTCccaaaatttcaatatttcagtatttagattaaaattttttgagacgtaaactgaaattttaataatattttatatctaaaatactcttattttaattaattaattttaattttactgtttgtgcaaattaaattagagcttcATTCTTATTCAGTCTCTATCTCCTactttacaccaaacacaatacaaaaact
The DNA window shown above is from Arachis ipaensis cultivar K30076 chromosome B08, Araip1.1, whole genome shotgun sequence and carries:
- the LOC107612517 gene encoding chaperone protein ClpC, chloroplastic is translated as MARVLAQSVNVPGLVAGHRRGQHKGSGKSRRSVKMMCALRTNGLRMAGFSGLRTVNPLDTMLRPGLDFHSKVSIATSSRRAKPIRGVPKAMFERFTEKAIKVIMLAQEEARRLGHNFVGTEQILLGLIGEGTGIAAKVLKSMGINLKDARVEVEKIIGRGSGFVAVEIPFTPRAKRVLELSLEEARQLGHNYIGSEHLLLGLLREGEGVAARVLENLGADPTNIRTQVIRMVGESADSVTATVGSGSSGNKMPTLEEYGTNLTKLAEEGKLDPVVGRQPQIERVTQILGRRTKNNPCLIGEPGVGKTAIAEGLAQRIANGDVPETIEGKKVITLDMGLLVAGTKYRGEFEERLKKLMEEIKQSDEIILFIDEVHTLIGAGAAEGAIDAANILKPALARGELQCIGATTLDEYRKHIEKDPALERRFQPVKVPEPTVDETIQILKGLRERYEIHHKLRYTDEALVAAAQLSYQYISDRFLPDKAIDLIDEAGSRVRLQHAQLPEEARELDKELRQIVKEKEEAVRNQDFEKAGELRDREMDLKAQISTLVEKGKEMSKAESEAGDSGPIVTEVDIQHIVSSWTGIPVEKVSTDESDRLLKMEETLHKRVIGQDEAVKAISRAIRRARVGLKNPNRPIASFIFSGPTGVGKSELAKALAAYYFGSEEAMIRLDMSEFMERHTVSKLIGSPPGYVGYTEGGQLTEAVRRRPYTVVLFDEIEKAHPDVFNMMLQILEDGRLTDSKGRTVDFKNTLLIMTSNVGSSVIEKGGRKIGFDLDYDEKDSSYNRIKSLVTEELKQYFRPEFLNRLDEMIVFRQLTKLEVKEIADIMLKEVFDRLKTKDIELQVTERFRDRVVEEGYNPSYGARPLRRAIMRLLEDSMAEKMLAREIKEGDSVIVDVDADGNVIVLNGSSGTPESLPEEALPV
- the LOC107612518 gene encoding dual specificity protein phosphatase PHS1-like, with product MRKDQQNQHPLLITNPSQQNQGKEEENHHHHHQLEVEAEDSQLPESPLPLTVTSRVLYMLGDIAAGPAYKFTQWLQLVRKRTSKFGPSGFPNRLSTMPSSSPGEAIEDATSDQPPKQTEVNLWERLGKAEMLDIESSMFSWDRLTSLHHTEHSSINENSEDEMNKALEVTVNSGGVVFFAFFNGLGDDGAFPKEAAAVIKISSSRLATQSERLGYEFARWLGVRTPQARVIHNTSSEWLQIKEATEKARDAASSKGDESGEMTCSELLEALELGRCLYFMSYVHGSPLLESPYAFESRETAERTSAALGRVLMLDLVIRNEDRLPCRQLRWRGNSANLLFAEKLISANTDTLGEALDSAMNHYRPRVVRALQSERRSVSMDSKSSSRNPTLLSQRSDVSDIVESAISTRMSLNGQTSGESPCTNFNVVAIDSGVPRRPPTGKRADDQTNYPKLVELLLNSSEFSSNLLYDITGGKLGCPAPEDINPATDVPATASDITVVHEFRCSFRAALRDLQGFYIFLLTLHQKLDNMLRSLMNIRSKISSLESEKDEFSSPIAAASSPSPTGRERSPHDNHHDCCDSGSASREGCHGKHSKGSAESHSGLRLTAKLRDFNKFAKVDAESSKELEQWNEMLKNDVIKLCQDNNFNTGFFEGSDDNFVIDAYELKIRLEHILERIVLISEAANTEKPSAVTNTLYVGGALAARSIYTLQRLGITHILCLCTNEIGQADSQFPDLFTYKNFSVSDNEDCNISSIFEEACDFIDYVEQIGQRVLVHCFEGRSRSVTLVLAYLMLRKKFTLLEAWNTLKRVHRRAQPNDGFAKILQELDKKLHGKVSMEWQQRKPTMKVCPICGKNAGLSSSSLKLHLQKLHKKLSSGSVDSAMTMEIQKALTALKVSRGGSVSPTQRQSQSMIDE